TTTCCTTTGTTTTCTCAGAAACTGCCAATTCAACAGCGAGTTTTGAAAAATCATTGCAAAGATTTCCATACCGCAGTAACCTCATGTCTTTTCTAGACATTTTCTCTGTTTTTTTCTGTACTGGCTCGACAATGGATGGAACAATATCAGGAGGGGGTAGGGACCACCTAGGTAGAATGTAGTGCTCAGGTATCTCTCGCACTTCACCAATGTAAGACATTACTTTCATAATGTGGCAACAAAGAATTCCATCCTTGTAAAACTTGCAGCACTGGCAGTTGTACATGAGATTTTCAAGATCAACGTCAACCACATAGGTTCTTCTGCCATAACCATAGACAGTACCTTGCACTGGGAAAACCTCAAACACACCACCACCACAGTCCCTAGCATTGTAGGATGTTATCTTCCGCAATTCTAGCTGGAAAATGTTGTAGATGGGTAGAGTGTAGGTTTGCAA
This Lolium perenne isolate Kyuss_39 chromosome 1, Kyuss_2.0, whole genome shotgun sequence DNA region includes the following protein-coding sequences:
- the LOC127335183 gene encoding protein FAR1-RELATED SEQUENCE 2-like, whose product is MKLQEKIDSAEDGHDFMGMDKVVRLWGDFPMEDQILQTYTLPIYNIFQLELRKITSYNARDCGGGVFEVFPVQGTVYGYGRRTYVVDVDLENLMYNCQCCKFYKDGILCCHIMKVMSYIGEVREIPEHYILPRWSLPPPDIVPSIVEPVQKKTEKMSRKDMRLLRYGNLCNDFSKLAVELAVSEKTKEIADKHMIAMSKELAALKKANADALKRRKSKSL